A genomic segment from Oncorhynchus clarkii lewisi isolate Uvic-CL-2024 chromosome 12, UVic_Ocla_1.0, whole genome shotgun sequence encodes:
- the LOC139421947 gene encoding trace amine-associated receptor 13c-like, whose protein sequence is MEEHEDAQYCFPDQNSSCRKALLSTSIYITLYIFISLTSAVTVFLNVLVIISVSHFKKLHTPTNLLILSLAVADFLVGLIVIPVVAVTVMESCWFYGKYFCVISLYINYLCLSLSMGNLILISIDRYVAVCDPLKYHSKITITRIISCISITWCCCIIYNAVILNNYVNMKVPRQCLEECFVVVGFLWRSIIDILFSSVIPCSIIITLYLKIFVVARSQARKVFIKEPATKSGVKTVQSNKSERKAAKTLSIVVFTYLSCWTPIFFIQFFSHKSSNYLSFLPFVNSLINPIIYAFFYPWFKVTAKHILTLKLRRS, encoded by the coding sequence ATGGAGGAACACGAAGATGCTCAATACTGTTTTCCAGACCAAAACTCTTCTTGCAGAAAGGCTTTGCTATCGACATCTATTTACATAACACTGTACATCTTCATCTCATTGACTTCAGCGGTTACAGTATTTTTGAACGTACTGGTGATCATCTCCGTCTCTCACTTCAAGAAGCTCCACACTCCAACCAACCTGCTCATCCTTTCTCTGGCGGTGGCAGATTTCCTGGTGGGACTGATTGTGATACCAGTAGTGGCTGTAACAGTAATGGAATCATGTTGGTTCTATGGGAAATATTTCTGTGTGATTTCTCTATATATCAATTATTtatgtctctctttatctatGGGCAATTTGATCTTGATATCTATTGACCGCTATGTTGCTGTGTGTGATCCCTTGAAGTACCACtcaaaaataacaataacaagaatAATTAGTTGTATATCAATAACCTGGTGTTGTTGTATCATATACAATGCTGTTATTTTAAATAACTATGTTAATATGAAGGTACCCAGACAGTGTTTGGaagaatgttttgttgttgtaggATTTCTCTGGAGGAGCATCATTGACATTCTATTTTCAAGTGTTATCCCGTGCTCAATTATTATAACACTTTATTTGAAAATATTTGTTGTCGCCAGATCACAGGCCAGAAAGGTATTTATAAAAGAGCCTGCCACCAAGTCTGGTGTTAAAACTGTACAGTCAAATAAGTCTGAGAGAAAAGCAGCAAAAACTCTATCTATTGTAGTTTTCACCTATCTATCTTGTTGGACTCCAATTTTTTTTATCCAGTTTTTTTCTCACAAATCATCAAATTACTTAAGCTTTCTGCCATTTGTTAATTCCTTAATTAATCCAATAATTTATGCTTTCTTTTATCCATGGTTCAAAGTGACAGCTAAACATATTTTAACTCTGAAGTTAAGGCGGTCATAG